The Sphingomonas sp. KR3-1 genome contains a region encoding:
- a CDS encoding acyl-CoA thioesterase → MTIPSPVRLIDMVFPGDTNHHGTLFGGVALAHMDKVAFLAASRHGRAAFVTAASERIDFAAPALKGELIEATGRVVRVGTRSLDVEVELVAEALLSGERRLCTRGRFTLVAPAGGPLPPLAPAEPEPEPADVLRMADMVFPPQTNHYGTLFGGEALRMLGKAAFIAATRDTRKVMVMAASERVDFTTPIREGEMIELAARVTMRGNRSQRVRVELWAEDLLSGARRRAASAEFVMVATAPATT, encoded by the coding sequence ATGACCATTCCTTCCCCCGTCCGCCTCATCGACATGGTGTTCCCCGGCGACACCAACCACCACGGTACCTTGTTCGGCGGGGTCGCGCTGGCGCATATGGACAAGGTCGCGTTCCTCGCCGCCTCGCGCCACGGCCGCGCCGCCTTCGTCACCGCCGCCTCCGAGCGGATCGACTTCGCCGCGCCGGCGCTGAAGGGCGAGCTGATCGAGGCGACGGGCCGCGTCGTCCGCGTCGGCACGCGCTCGCTCGACGTCGAGGTCGAGCTGGTCGCCGAGGCGCTGCTCAGCGGCGAGCGGCGGCTGTGCACGCGCGGGCGCTTCACGCTGGTCGCGCCGGCGGGCGGGCCGCTGCCGCCGCTCGCGCCGGCCGAGCCGGAGCCCGAACCCGCCGACGTGCTGCGCATGGCCGACATGGTCTTCCCGCCCCAGACCAACCATTACGGCACGCTGTTCGGCGGCGAGGCGCTGCGGATGCTGGGCAAGGCGGCGTTCATCGCGGCGACGCGGGATACGCGCAAGGTGATGGTGATGGCCGCCTCCGAGCGCGTCGACTTCACCACGCCGATCCGCGAGGGCGAGATGATCGAGCTGGCCGCCCGGGTGACGATGCGCGGCAACCGCTCGCAGCGGGTGCGGGTCGAGCTATGGGCGGAGGACCTGCTCAGCGGCGCGCGCCGGCGCGCGGCCTCGGCGGAGTTCGTGATGGTTGCGACCGCGCCCGCCACGACCTAG
- a CDS encoding YqgE/AlgH family protein, which translates to MDSTPFLTGQFLLAMPGIGDPRFDHAVIAMCAHDQEGALGIGIGDTIEGLSLHDLLKQFEIDPGLAPDGPVHFGGPVEPRRGFVLHSPDWGGQDTINVGGRWALSGTVDVLRAIADGTGPSKYLIALGYAGWGEGQLDNEMARHGWFNTAGTPDLIYDIDAEDRWAVAFAGAGIDPRMLANSAGTA; encoded by the coding sequence ATGGACTCGACGCCTTTCCTCACCGGACAATTCCTCCTCGCCATGCCGGGCATCGGCGATCCGCGCTTCGATCACGCGGTGATCGCGATGTGCGCGCATGACCAGGAGGGCGCGCTCGGCATCGGCATCGGCGACACGATCGAGGGGCTGAGCCTGCACGACCTGCTCAAGCAGTTCGAGATCGATCCCGGCCTCGCGCCCGACGGGCCGGTCCATTTCGGCGGTCCGGTGGAGCCGCGACGCGGCTTCGTCCTCCATTCGCCCGATTGGGGCGGGCAGGACACGATCAACGTCGGCGGGCGCTGGGCGCTGTCCGGCACGGTCGACGTGCTGCGCGCGATCGCCGACGGCACCGGCCCGTCCAAATATCTCATCGCGCTCGGCTATGCCGGCTGGGGCGAGGGCCAGCTCGACAACGAGATGGCGCGGCACGGCTGGTTCAACACCGCCGGCACGCCCGACCTGATCTACGACATCGATGCCGAGGACCGCTGGGCAGTCGCCTTTGCCGGGGCGGGGATCGATCCCCGGATGCTGGCGAACAGCGCGGGGACGGCATGA
- a CDS encoding peroxiredoxin — protein sequence MTIQVGDRIPSITFVKVTEGGPEQISSDDYFAGRKVALFSVPGAFTPTCSAKHLPGFVEKADEILAKGVDEIACTAVNDAFVMGAWGKASGVEGKVTMLADGNGDFPKALGLTMDGSKFGMGTRGQRFSMLVNDGVVEQLNVEAPGQFEVSSADYLLGQL from the coding sequence ATGACCATCCAGGTTGGCGACCGCATCCCCAGCATCACTTTCGTCAAGGTGACGGAGGGCGGCCCCGAGCAGATCAGCTCGGACGACTATTTCGCCGGCCGCAAGGTTGCGCTGTTCTCGGTGCCGGGTGCCTTCACCCCGACCTGCTCGGCCAAGCACCTGCCGGGCTTCGTCGAGAAGGCCGACGAGATCCTCGCCAAGGGCGTGGACGAGATCGCCTGCACCGCAGTCAACGACGCGTTCGTGATGGGCGCATGGGGCAAGGCCAGCGGCGTCGAGGGCAAGGTGACGATGCTCGCCGACGGCAATGGCGACTTCCCCAAGGCGCTGGGCCTGACCATGGACGGATCGAAGTTCGGCATGGGCACGCGCGGCCAGCGCTTCTCGATGCTGGTCAATGACGGCGTGGTCGAGCAACTCAACGTCGAGGCACCGGGCCAGTTCGAAGTCAGCTCGGCCGATTATCTGCTCGGCCAGCTCTAA
- a CDS encoding AMP nucleosidase, translating to MTQASDIVADLERLYNASVDRLKAALNRYILDGTPPAPEDRADGSFAYPELRVTYRGGNDRNRPTPRRSFGRLVEEGEYRISVTRPAMFSRYLTEQLTFLIEDYDVEVHAVAGRQEIPFPYVLDPGHIAAMDQISVTELGRHFPATELAHIGDEIADGLWMSVDDTRPLALFDGLRTDFSLARLRHYTGTPVEHFQQYILFTNYHRYVDEFVRWAVDQLGDGSRFTGVSGAGGVLVEAGDDTDRLLNDTSAWRRHQMPAYHLMAKDGTGITLVNIGVGPSNAKTITDHLAVLRPEAWLMIGHCGGLRPSQRIGDYVLAHAYLRDDHIMDDVLPPEIPIPAIAEVQLALARAAETVSGQSGEELKQRLRTGTIVTTDDRNWELRYSKSALRFSLSRAVGIDMESATLAAQGYRFRVPYGTLLCVSDKPLHGELKLPGQANLFYERAIAEHLKIGIETCEELRREGPRLHSRKLRAFNEPPFR from the coding sequence ATGACTCAAGCTTCCGATATCGTCGCCGACCTCGAGCGCCTCTACAATGCCTCGGTCGATCGCCTCAAAGCCGCTCTGAACCGCTACATCCTCGACGGCACGCCGCCGGCGCCGGAGGATCGTGCCGATGGCAGCTTCGCCTATCCCGAGCTGCGCGTCACCTATCGCGGCGGCAACGACCGCAACCGCCCCACCCCGCGCCGCTCGTTCGGCCGGCTGGTCGAGGAAGGCGAATATCGCATCTCGGTCACCCGCCCGGCGATGTTCAGCCGCTACCTCACCGAGCAGCTGACCTTCCTGATCGAGGATTACGACGTCGAGGTCCATGCCGTCGCCGGGCGGCAGGAGATCCCCTTCCCCTATGTGCTCGATCCCGGCCACATCGCGGCGATGGACCAGATCTCGGTCACCGAGCTGGGCCGCCATTTCCCCGCGACCGAGCTGGCGCATATCGGCGACGAGATCGCCGACGGGCTGTGGATGTCGGTGGACGACACGCGCCCGCTGGCGCTGTTCGACGGGCTGCGCACCGATTTCTCGCTGGCCCGGCTGCGGCACTATACCGGCACGCCGGTCGAGCATTTCCAGCAATATATCCTGTTCACCAACTATCACCGCTATGTCGACGAGTTCGTCCGCTGGGCGGTCGACCAACTGGGCGACGGCAGCCGCTTCACCGGCGTCTCGGGCGCGGGCGGCGTGCTGGTCGAAGCCGGCGACGATACCGACCGGCTGCTCAACGACACCTCGGCCTGGCGGCGGCACCAGATGCCCGCCTATCACCTGATGGCCAAGGACGGCACCGGCATCACCCTGGTCAATATCGGCGTGGGGCCCTCCAACGCGAAGACGATCACCGATCACCTCGCGGTGCTGCGCCCCGAGGCGTGGCTGATGATCGGCCATTGCGGCGGCCTGCGCCCGAGCCAGCGGATCGGCGACTATGTGCTCGCCCACGCCTATCTGCGCGACGATCACATCATGGACGATGTGCTGCCCCCCGAGATCCCGATCCCCGCCATCGCCGAAGTGCAGCTTGCGCTCGCCCGCGCGGCGGAGACGGTTTCAGGCCAGTCCGGCGAGGAGCTCAAGCAGCGGCTGCGCACCGGCACGATCGTCACCACCGACGACCGCAACTGGGAGCTGCGCTACTCCAAGTCGGCGCTGCGCTTCTCGCTGAGCCGGGCTGTGGGCATCGACATGGAGAGCGCGACGCTGGCCGCCCAGGGCTATCGATTCAGGGTTCCCTACGGCACCCTGCTCTGCGTCTCGGACAAGCCGCTTCACGGCGAGCTCAAGCTGCCCGGCCAGGCCAACCTGTTCTACGAGCGCGCGATCGCCGAGCATCTGAAGATCGGCATCGAGACCTGCGAGGAGCTGCGCCGCGAAGGCCCCCGCCTCCACTCGCGCAAGCTGCGCGCGTTCAACGAGCCGCCGTTCCGCTAA
- a CDS encoding SIMPL domain-containing protein (The SIMPL domain is named for its presence in mouse protein SIMPL (signalling molecule that associates with mouse pelle-like kinase). Bacterial member BP26, from Brucella, was shown to assemble into a channel-like structure, while YggE from E. coli has been associated with resistance to oxidative stress.), with protein MIKYAFALALIAAPEAAMAQAAPVVDGPVVVEILSAGQVVVPARRFRFSVKVTGKGADEKAAEAALAANRAKLIQLLAAQGIREGQPIEGASGNPLASLFSAFSGRSKTSFAMDMAADDNEKPQSTASETVFFDAPTRAAATGAKALVESNNGKMDADVIALLDDYVGPTRQAKADAIAKAQGEAAAYASTLGLKRAAIARISERQDIVAGSMGFFLQIIGMFAPKQGAGSDTVTVSANLAIEFQLSK; from the coding sequence ATGATCAAATATGCCTTCGCGCTCGCACTGATCGCCGCGCCGGAAGCGGCGATGGCCCAGGCCGCGCCGGTCGTCGACGGGCCGGTGGTGGTCGAGATCCTCTCGGCCGGGCAGGTCGTGGTCCCGGCCAGGCGCTTCCGCTTCTCGGTCAAGGTCACCGGCAAGGGGGCGGACGAAAAGGCCGCCGAGGCCGCGCTGGCCGCCAACCGCGCCAAACTGATCCAGCTGCTCGCCGCGCAGGGCATCCGCGAAGGCCAGCCGATCGAGGGCGCCAGCGGCAACCCGCTGGCCAGCCTGTTTTCCGCGTTCAGCGGCCGCAGCAAGACCAGCTTCGCGATGGACATGGCGGCCGACGACAACGAGAAGCCGCAATCGACCGCCAGCGAGACGGTGTTCTTCGACGCACCCACCCGCGCCGCCGCGACCGGTGCCAAGGCGCTTGTCGAGAGCAACAACGGCAAGATGGATGCCGATGTGATCGCGCTGCTCGACGATTATGTCGGCCCCACCCGCCAGGCCAAGGCCGATGCCATCGCCAAGGCGCAGGGCGAGGCCGCCGCCTATGCCAGCACGCTGGGCCTCAAGCGCGCCGCGATCGCGCGGATCAGCGAGCGGCAGGACATCGTCGCCGGCTCGATGGGCTTCTTCCTCCAGATCATCGGCATGTTCGCGCCCAAGCAGGGCGCGGGATCGGACACGGTGACCGTATCGGCCAACCTGGCGATAGAGTTCCAGCTCAGCAAATAA
- a CDS encoding M2 family metallopeptidase, which translates to MIRTGISALALAAALVVAPASAQTTAPSAAEAKAFVADAEAKLFAQGVVAARAEWVYDTYITQDTEAMTAREAATLTKLQVDLALGAAKYANVAGLDYDTSRKLGMLRNKIVLPAPVRTGAADELAAVSAKITGMYGAGKGSLDGKPINGSDIEAAMGEVRDPAKLKEMWTSWNDNVGAPMRPDYAKLVTISNEGAKGLGYADVGAMWRSGYDMDPDAFAAMTDKIWDDLKPLYVALHTYVRHKLNEKYGDAVQPKTGPIRADLLGNMWAQEWGNIYDIVAPAGSGSVGYDVGELLKAKGYDAHKMVQAGEGFYSSLGFKPLPETFWQRSQFTKPADREVVCHASAWDIDNVDDLRVKMCIKVNADDFVTIHHELGHNYYQRAYNQQSPLYIDGANDGFHEAIGDFIALSITPDYLVQIGLLDKGQIPSADKDTGLLLRQAMDKVAFLPFGLLVDKWRWGVFSGQIPTNGYQAGWDRLRLQYQGIVPPVARDETRFDPGAKFHIPATTPYTRYFLARVLQFQFYQAACKQAGWKGPLHRCSFYGNKEVGAKLNKMLAMGASKPWPDALQEFTGTREISGKAMAEYFAPLKKWLDQQNKGQPQGW; encoded by the coding sequence ATGATCCGTACCGGTATTTCGGCGCTCGCGCTTGCGGCCGCCCTCGTCGTCGCGCCTGCAAGTGCGCAGACCACCGCGCCCAGCGCCGCCGAGGCCAAGGCGTTCGTCGCCGATGCCGAGGCGAAGCTGTTCGCCCAGGGCGTGGTCGCGGCCCGCGCCGAGTGGGTCTACGACACCTATATCACCCAGGACACCGAGGCGATGACCGCCCGCGAGGCGGCGACGCTGACCAAGCTCCAGGTCGATCTCGCGCTCGGCGCGGCGAAATACGCCAATGTCGCCGGCCTCGACTATGACACCAGCCGCAAGCTCGGCATGCTGCGCAACAAGATCGTGCTGCCCGCCCCGGTGCGCACCGGCGCCGCGGACGAGCTCGCCGCGGTCTCGGCCAAGATCACCGGCATGTACGGCGCCGGCAAGGGCAGCCTCGACGGCAAGCCGATCAACGGCAGCGATATCGAGGCGGCGATGGGCGAGGTCCGCGATCCGGCCAAGCTCAAGGAGATGTGGACGAGCTGGAACGACAATGTCGGCGCGCCGATGCGCCCCGACTACGCCAAGCTGGTCACCATCTCGAACGAAGGCGCCAAGGGCCTCGGCTATGCCGATGTCGGCGCGATGTGGCGCTCGGGCTACGACATGGACCCCGATGCCTTCGCGGCGATGACCGACAAGATCTGGGACGACCTCAAGCCGCTCTACGTCGCGCTCCACACCTATGTCCGCCACAAGCTCAACGAGAAGTACGGCGACGCCGTCCAGCCCAAGACCGGCCCGATCCGCGCCGACCTGCTCGGCAACATGTGGGCGCAGGAATGGGGCAACATCTACGATATCGTCGCACCCGCGGGATCGGGCAGCGTCGGCTATGACGTCGGCGAGCTGCTCAAGGCCAAGGGCTATGACGCGCACAAGATGGTGCAGGCGGGCGAGGGCTTCTATTCCTCGCTCGGCTTCAAGCCGCTGCCCGAGACCTTCTGGCAGCGCTCGCAGTTCACCAAGCCGGCCGACCGCGAAGTCGTCTGCCACGCCTCGGCCTGGGACATCGACAATGTCGACGATCTGCGCGTCAAGATGTGCATCAAGGTCAATGCCGACGACTTCGTGACGATCCACCACGAGCTCGGCCACAATTATTACCAGCGCGCCTACAACCAGCAGTCGCCGCTCTATATCGACGGCGCGAACGACGGCTTCCACGAGGCGATCGGCGACTTCATCGCGCTGTCGATCACGCCCGACTATCTCGTCCAGATCGGCCTGCTCGACAAGGGCCAGATCCCGAGCGCCGACAAGGATACCGGCCTGCTGCTCCGCCAGGCGATGGACAAGGTCGCGTTCCTGCCCTTCGGCCTGCTCGTCGACAAATGGCGCTGGGGCGTGTTCTCGGGCCAGATCCCGACCAATGGCTACCAGGCCGGCTGGGACAGGCTGCGCCTGCAATACCAGGGCATCGTGCCGCCGGTGGCGCGCGACGAGACCCGCTTCGATCCGGGCGCCAAGTTCCACATCCCGGCGACGACGCCCTATACCCGCTACTTCCTCGCCCGCGTGCTCCAGTTCCAGTTCTACCAGGCGGCATGCAAGCAGGCCGGCTGGAAGGGCCCGCTCCACCGCTGTTCCTTCTATGGCAACAAGGAAGTCGGCGCGAAGCTGAACAAGATGCTGGCGATGGGCGCGTCCAAGCCCTGGCCCGATGCGCTGCAGGAATTCACCGGCACGCGCGAGATCTCGGGCAAGGCGATGGCCGAATATTTCGCGCCGCTGAAGAAGTGGCTCGACCAGCAGAACAAGGGCCAGCCCCAGGGGTGGTGA
- a CDS encoding alpha/beta fold hydrolase, protein MADFPTETHRFKSFDGVELAWTEMGQGRPVVLIHGYFSTAQVNWIKYGHAAKVAEKGFRVIMPDLRAHGFSDKPHDPAAYGPDVLMRDGFALIEHLGLTDYDLGGYSLGARTTTRMLVNGATPRRAILSGVGLEGLVHTDGRGTYFRNVLTNLGSFERGSSEWLTEAFLKTTGGDPEALLLILNTFVDTPREAIAAIDLPVLVVCGNQDFDNGSAEEVAALLPHGEYREIPGNHMSAVTHRQLGEAIADFLAA, encoded by the coding sequence TTGGCCGACTTCCCGACTGAAACGCACCGCTTCAAGAGCTTCGACGGCGTCGAGCTGGCCTGGACCGAGATGGGACAGGGCAGGCCGGTGGTGCTGATCCACGGCTATTTCTCCACCGCGCAGGTCAACTGGATCAAATATGGCCATGCCGCGAAGGTCGCGGAGAAGGGCTTCCGGGTGATCATGCCCGATCTGCGCGCGCACGGGTTCAGCGACAAGCCGCACGATCCCGCCGCCTATGGCCCCGACGTGCTGATGCGCGACGGCTTCGCGCTGATCGAGCATCTCGGCCTGACCGATTACGACCTGGGCGGCTATTCGCTCGGCGCGCGCACCACCACGCGGATGCTGGTCAACGGCGCGACCCCGCGCCGCGCGATCCTGTCGGGCGTCGGGCTCGAGGGGCTGGTCCACACCGATGGGCGCGGCACCTATTTCCGCAATGTGCTGACCAATCTCGGCAGCTTCGAGCGCGGTAGCTCGGAATGGCTGACCGAGGCGTTCCTCAAGACCACCGGCGGCGATCCCGAGGCGCTGCTGCTGATCCTCAACACCTTTGTCGACACGCCGCGCGAGGCGATCGCGGCGATCGACCTGCCGGTGCTCGTCGTCTGCGGCAACCAGGACTTCGACAATGGCTCGGCCGAGGAAGTCGCCGCGCTGCTGCCGCACGGCGAATATCGCGAGATCCCGGGCAACCACATGAGCGCGGTCACCCACCGCCAGCTCGGAGAGGCGATCGCCGACTTCCTCGCGGCTTGA
- a CDS encoding GFA family protein, producing the protein MGEAMTGGCQCGRIRYTAQVDDDEAYLCHCRMCQRATGGVSIAFKNFPRADVRWETEPDRYDSSPVAQRGFCRDCGTPLTYEAHEHPYMDLTIGSFDDPDRFVPTEHSGCESWHRAWLDTSHLPASRTDENPSLVKRWMEKVGRLPD; encoded by the coding sequence ATGGGCGAAGCGATGACCGGCGGATGCCAGTGCGGGCGCATCCGCTACACGGCGCAGGTGGACGACGACGAGGCGTATCTCTGCCATTGCCGCATGTGCCAGCGCGCCACCGGCGGCGTGTCGATCGCGTTCAAGAACTTCCCGCGCGCCGATGTCCGCTGGGAGACCGAGCCCGATCGCTATGACAGCTCGCCGGTCGCGCAACGCGGCTTCTGCCGGGACTGCGGCACACCGCTCACCTACGAAGCGCACGAGCATCCCTATATGGACCTGACCATCGGCAGCTTCGACGATCCCGATCGCTTCGTGCCCACCGAGCATTCGGGCTGCGAGAGCTGGCACCGGGCCTGGCTTGACACGAGCCACCTCCCGGCATCACGGACCGACGAGAACCCGAGCCTCGTCAAACGCTGGATGGAAAAAGTTGGCCGACTTCCCGACTGA
- a CDS encoding MarR family transcriptional regulator, with the protein MSESLGFLLSDVSRLLRRRFDERARATGASVAQWRVLKLLVRHPGANQGQLAELLEVEPITACRMIDRLEEAGFVERRRDPSDRRAWRIHLTEKAAPVLDELHVLAADLIEETLQGFNSKQREELIAALEGLRANLTNVQEGKEAAHG; encoded by the coding sequence ATGTCCGAGAGTCTTGGGTTCCTGCTTAGCGATGTTTCGCGGCTGCTGCGCCGTCGTTTCGACGAGCGCGCCCGTGCGACCGGCGCGAGCGTGGCGCAGTGGCGCGTGCTCAAGCTGCTGGTCCGGCATCCCGGCGCGAACCAGGGGCAGCTCGCCGAATTGCTCGAAGTCGAGCCGATCACCGCCTGCCGGATGATCGACCGGCTCGAGGAAGCCGGCTTCGTCGAGCGCCGCCGCGATCCCAGCGACCGCCGGGCGTGGCGCATCCACCTTACCGAAAAGGCCGCCCCCGTGCTCGACGAGCTGCACGTGCTGGCGGCCGATTTGATCGAAGAGACGCTTCAGGGGTTCAACTCCAAACAGCGCGAAGAACTGATCGCGGCGCTCGAAGGGCTCCGCGCGAACCTGACCAACGTTCAAGAGGGCAAAGAGGCCGCACATGGCTGA
- a CDS encoding HlyD family secretion protein: MADAEPKIEKSEATRITMPSEGTTVPEAPETTKPKRSLLRPLLMFGVPAVLIAIVAYFYFTGGGSVSTDNAYVQQDKSSVSTDVAGRIVEVGVKENQTVKAGDLLFRIDPEPYKIAVSQAQAAIAAAQVQLNTDQVSSEGKGADIQAARDVIANAQENYDRQAALMKQGFTTRAAFQAAQHALEQGRAQLQNAEASAAEARAKIATGAAVPGENPAIAAARVQLSKALLDLQRTTVRAPVSGIVSQTKSLQVGQQMITGLAAVTIVSDKPAWIDANFKETDLNKMRVGQCSIVTFDAYPGLKLKGHVESLGAGTGSEFSMLPAQNANGNWVKVTQRVPVRIAIDDKSPRALIAGLSADVKVVFKGACN, translated from the coding sequence ATGGCTGACGCAGAACCGAAGATCGAGAAGTCCGAAGCGACCAGGATCACCATGCCCAGCGAAGGCACCACCGTGCCCGAGGCGCCCGAGACCACCAAGCCGAAGCGCAGCCTGCTGCGCCCGCTGCTGATGTTCGGCGTGCCCGCGGTGCTGATCGCCATCGTGGCCTATTTCTACTTCACCGGCGGCGGCAGCGTCTCGACCGACAATGCCTATGTCCAGCAGGACAAGAGCTCGGTCTCGACCGATGTCGCGGGCCGCATCGTCGAAGTCGGCGTGAAGGAGAACCAGACGGTCAAGGCCGGCGACCTGCTCTTCCGCATCGATCCCGAGCCCTACAAGATCGCCGTGTCGCAGGCCCAGGCCGCGATCGCTGCGGCGCAGGTGCAGCTCAACACCGACCAGGTGAGCTCCGAGGGCAAGGGCGCCGACATCCAGGCCGCGCGCGACGTGATCGCCAACGCCCAGGAGAATTACGACCGCCAGGCCGCGCTGATGAAGCAGGGCTTCACCACCCGCGCCGCCTTCCAGGCCGCGCAGCATGCGCTCGAGCAGGGCCGCGCCCAGCTCCAGAACGCCGAGGCCAGCGCCGCCGAGGCGCGCGCCAAGATCGCCACCGGCGCCGCCGTCCCCGGCGAGAACCCGGCGATCGCCGCCGCCCGCGTCCAGCTTAGCAAGGCACTGCTCGACCTGCAGCGCACCACGGTGCGCGCGCCGGTGAGCGGCATCGTCAGCCAGACCAAGAGCCTGCAGGTGGGCCAGCAGATGATCACCGGCCTCGCTGCCGTGACGATCGTCTCGGACAAGCCGGCCTGGATCGACGCGAACTTCAAGGAAACCGACCTCAACAAGATGCGCGTCGGCCAGTGCTCGATCGTGACCTTCGACGCCTATCCGGGCCTGAAGCTGAAGGGCCATGTGGAATCGCTGGGCGCCGGCACCGGTTCGGAATTCTCGATGCTCCCGGCGCAGAACGCCAACGGCAACTGGGTGAAGGTCACCCAGCGCGTGCCGGTGCGCATCGCGATCGACGACAAGAGCCCGCGCGCGCTGATCGCCGGCCTCTCGGCAGACGTGAAGGTCGTCTTCAAGGGCGCCTGCAACTAA